A single genomic interval of Novosphingobium ginsenosidimutans harbors:
- the cpaB gene encoding Flp pilus assembly protein CpaB — MDKKKLMLLLGALVVAIGTAMAARTLFAGASAPQAEAAQVPQGPKVLVAQRALPVGTIITADSISFQAWPKEMVQDAYFIDGEADMNKLLGTVVRYPVTAGQPVTQGALVSPGDRGFLAAALGPGMRAVTIPVSQKTGVAGFVFPGDHVDLVLTQTVRGDDGGSSGALKAAETILRNVRVLATDQSTETEIVEGKTVVRGFRSITVEVTPKIAEKVAVAQTIGTISLALRSLADNQTELDQAIASGTVKVPAGATKEQEEKLLGQAMNRPIDGATSFVTGGDVSRFQRRTLAPASIAPRAVAASAPSSAGASVIAAAPQGPVVRVTRGKNTSVEQVGRR; from the coding sequence ATGGATAAGAAGAAGCTGATGTTGCTGCTTGGCGCGCTGGTCGTTGCGATCGGCACGGCCATGGCCGCCCGAACCCTGTTTGCCGGGGCCTCGGCCCCCCAGGCCGAGGCAGCGCAGGTCCCGCAAGGTCCGAAGGTTCTAGTCGCGCAGCGTGCGCTCCCCGTCGGCACGATCATCACGGCGGATTCGATCTCGTTCCAAGCCTGGCCAAAAGAAATGGTGCAGGACGCCTATTTCATCGACGGCGAAGCCGACATGAACAAGCTGCTTGGCACCGTGGTCCGCTATCCTGTGACCGCCGGTCAGCCGGTGACCCAGGGTGCGCTTGTCTCGCCTGGCGACCGCGGTTTCCTGGCTGCGGCGCTTGGCCCGGGCATGCGCGCCGTGACGATCCCGGTCTCCCAGAAGACCGGCGTGGCTGGCTTCGTTTTCCCGGGTGACCACGTCGACCTGGTGCTGACCCAGACAGTTCGCGGCGATGACGGTGGCAGCAGCGGAGCCCTCAAGGCCGCCGAAACCATCCTCCGCAACGTTCGCGTTCTTGCCACAGACCAGTCAACCGAAACCGAAATCGTCGAAGGCAAGACTGTCGTCCGCGGGTTCCGCTCGATCACGGTCGAAGTGACGCCGAAAATTGCCGAGAAGGTTGCCGTTGCGCAGACCATCGGCACGATCAGCCTGGCGCTGCGCAGCCTGGCCGACAACCAGACTGAGCTCGATCAGGCGATCGCCAGCGGCACTGTAAAGGTGCCGGCCGGCGCGACCAAGGAACAGGAAGAGAAGCTGCTCGGCCAGGCGATGAACCGCCCGATCGACGGCGCGACCTCTTTCGTGACCGGTGGTGACGTCTCGCGCTTCCAGCGCCGCACCCTCGCCCCGGCGTCGATCGCGCCGCGTGCGGTCGCCGCTTCTGCCCCCTCGTCCGCTGGTGCCTCGGTCATTGCTGCTGCTCCGCAGGGCCCGGTGGTCCGGGTGACCCGCGGCAAGAACACCTCTGTCGAACAGGTCGGGAGGCGCTGA
- a CDS encoding type II secretion system F family protein has translation MDITQLLLIAVGMMAFMVLGYMGFAGPSPAKEASRRLQGLRYRHSDSTVDKVEAQLKKAVAARKPKLHQIAGSESRVAALMMRLHRTGKGWTLSQYVYASGGLALVVALLLFIKTGAAALSLGIGLVVGAGLPHFVVSFFIGRRTNAFTAKFPDAIELLVRGLRSGLPVTETLGVVSTEVPGPVGEEFKLVTERIKIGKTMEDALQETADRLNTPEFSFFCITLAIQRETGGNLAETLSNLADVLRKRAQMKLKIKAMSSESKASAYIVGALPFIVFIMIYMINPKYLAGFWTDDRLIVTGLGGLTWMSIGAFIMAKMVSFEI, from the coding sequence ATGGACATCACCCAACTGCTGCTGATCGCCGTGGGCATGATGGCATTCATGGTGCTGGGCTATATGGGCTTTGCCGGACCTTCGCCGGCGAAGGAAGCATCGCGCCGGCTCCAGGGGCTGCGCTATCGCCACTCGGACAGCACGGTCGACAAGGTTGAGGCGCAGCTCAAGAAAGCTGTGGCTGCGCGCAAGCCCAAACTGCACCAGATCGCAGGTTCGGAAAGTCGTGTCGCGGCGCTCATGATGCGGCTCCACCGCACCGGCAAGGGCTGGACACTGAGTCAGTATGTCTACGCCTCGGGCGGCCTCGCCCTGGTCGTGGCGCTGTTGCTGTTCATCAAGACGGGTGCTGCCGCGCTGTCGCTGGGCATTGGCCTGGTGGTCGGTGCCGGCCTGCCGCACTTCGTGGTCAGCTTCTTCATCGGCCGGCGCACCAACGCCTTTACCGCCAAGTTCCCAGACGCGATCGAGCTGCTGGTTCGCGGCCTGCGCTCGGGCCTGCCGGTGACCGAAACGCTGGGCGTGGTTTCGACCGAAGTTCCGGGTCCGGTGGGCGAGGAATTCAAGCTGGTGACCGAACGGATCAAGATCGGCAAGACCATGGAAGACGCCCTCCAGGAAACCGCCGACCGCCTGAACACTCCTGAATTCAGCTTCTTCTGCATCACGCTGGCGATCCAGCGGGAAACCGGCGGCAATCTGGCCGAAACGCTTTCGAACCTGGCCGACGTGCTGCGCAAACGCGCCCAGATGAAGCTCAAAATCAAGGCGATGAGCTCAGAATCCAAAGCCTCGGCCTATATCGTGGGCGCACTGCCGTTCATCGTCTTCATCATGATCTACATGATCAACCCGAAGTATCTCGCCGGCTTCTGGACCGACGATCGCCTGATCGTGACCGGTTTGGGCGGCCTTACCTGGATGTCGATCGGGGCCTTCATCATGGCCAAGATGGTCAGCTTCGAAATCTGA
- a CDS encoding A24 family peptidase, with the protein MPNVEFQYVLLGALAIALVVAAFTDIRRRQIDNWLNAAIALGAPLYWWASGLSLWPDVAWQLGIAVVTFAVCAGLFALRAMGGGDVKLLSALALWIAPSWFLKLVIMMALLGGVLTVVLAVWHSMRGRRERLAIPYGVAISTAGLWALASQFLPAAQTAVASGAVGGTGF; encoded by the coding sequence ATGCCGAACGTCGAATTTCAATACGTACTGCTGGGGGCCTTGGCAATCGCGCTGGTGGTTGCCGCCTTTACCGACATCCGCCGCCGCCAGATCGACAACTGGCTCAACGCAGCGATCGCGCTGGGTGCGCCGCTCTACTGGTGGGCCAGCGGGCTAAGCCTGTGGCCGGACGTGGCCTGGCAGCTGGGCATTGCAGTGGTGACCTTCGCCGTCTGCGCCGGTCTGTTTGCATTGCGCGCCATGGGCGGCGGCGATGTGAAGCTGCTTTCGGCGCTGGCGCTGTGGATCGCACCATCCTGGTTCCTGAAACTAGTGATCATGATGGCGCTGCTGGGCGGCGTGCTGACCGTAGTGCTGGCCGTCTGGCACAGCATGCGCGGCCGCCGCGAACGCCTGGCAATTCCTTATGGCGTCGCGATTTCGACTGCCGGGCTTTGGGCCTTGGCCAGCCAGTTCCTTCCGGCTGCGCAGACAGCTGTCGCCAGCGGCGCAGTGGGTGGAACCGGATTTTAA
- the rnhA gene encoding ribonuclease HI gives MKRIEAYTDGACKGNPGPGGWGVVLRMGQHEREMSGHEAHTTNNRMELTAVIRALDALKEPCHVALHTDSRYVIDGITKWIFGWQKNGWINSQKKPVLNADLWQQLLESRRRHRIDWIWVKGHDGHPENERADRLASDAALSGKVG, from the coding sequence ATGAAGCGGATTGAAGCCTACACCGACGGCGCCTGCAAGGGCAACCCCGGCCCTGGCGGCTGGGGCGTGGTGCTGCGGATGGGGCAGCATGAGCGGGAAATGTCGGGCCACGAAGCCCATACCACCAACAACCGGATGGAACTGACCGCGGTGATCCGCGCGCTCGATGCGCTGAAGGAGCCGTGCCACGTCGCGCTGCATACTGACAGCCGCTATGTGATCGACGGGATCACCAAGTGGATCTTCGGCTGGCAAAAGAACGGCTGGATCAATTCGCAGAAGAAGCCGGTGCTGAATGCCGACCTGTGGCAACAGCTACTCGAATCGCGCCGAAGGCACCGGATCGACTGGATCTGGGTCAAGGGCCACGATGGCCATCCAGAGAACGAGCGGGCCGACCGCCTGGCGAGCGATGCGGCCCTCTCAGGCAAGGTGGGTTAG
- a CDS encoding YegP family protein: protein MAHRFEIRQNKAGEFVAYFCYNAETIFWTEGYSSKASAKNAIESILKNGPGAEVVDTTAG, encoded by the coding sequence ATGGCTCACCGTTTCGAAATCCGTCAGAACAAGGCTGGCGAGTTCGTCGCCTATTTCTGCTACAACGCGGAAACGATCTTCTGGACCGAAGGCTACAGCAGCAAGGCCAGCGCCAAGAACGCGATCGAATCGATCCTCAAAAACGGCCCCGGCGCCGAAGTGGTCGATACGACCGCCGGCTAA
- a CDS encoding alpha/beta fold hydrolase, with the protein MSAAFDRRVIPAEAAESRWIAPDGQAIRRIDWAHPNPRGAILFMSGRGDFYEKYLEALSYWNTQGWSVTAFDWRGQGGSGRLGSDPYTGHIDDYGTWVADLRAFWREWSATVGGPRVAIGHSMGGHLTLRAAAEQAIDPAALVLCAPMLGLRDGNMPDWLMHLVARMMCRLGDPARPAWKWSEKPGQPPDSRGDLLTHDPDRYADELWWRDARPEVVMGPGSWRWVERAYASMRWLARPEVLARVKQPVLLLATDRDALVSFKASARAAAHLPICELVNLGERARHEILRETDPVRLEALARIDAFLARAAA; encoded by the coding sequence ATGTCCGCCGCGTTCGATCGCCGGGTCATTCCTGCCGAAGCCGCTGAAAGCCGCTGGATTGCGCCCGATGGCCAGGCCATCCGCCGGATCGACTGGGCGCACCCCAATCCGCGCGGGGCGATCCTGTTCATGAGTGGGCGCGGTGACTTCTATGAGAAGTACCTTGAGGCCTTGTCCTACTGGAATACCCAGGGCTGGTCAGTAACCGCCTTCGACTGGCGCGGTCAGGGCGGATCGGGGCGGCTGGGCAGCGATCCCTATACCGGCCATATCGACGATTATGGCACCTGGGTGGCGGACCTCAGGGCCTTCTGGCGCGAGTGGTCGGCCACGGTCGGCGGCCCGCGCGTAGCGATCGGTCATTCGATGGGCGGCCACCTGACGCTGCGCGCCGCGGCGGAGCAGGCGATCGATCCCGCCGCGCTGGTGCTCTGCGCGCCGATGCTGGGCCTGCGCGATGGCAATATGCCCGACTGGCTGATGCACCTGGTGGCGCGCATGATGTGCCGTCTGGGTGATCCGGCGCGGCCGGCCTGGAAGTGGAGCGAGAAGCCCGGACAGCCGCCGGACAGCCGGGGTGATCTGCTGACCCACGATCCCGACCGCTATGCTGACGAGCTGTGGTGGCGTGACGCCCGGCCCGAGGTGGTCATGGGACCCGGTTCGTGGCGCTGGGTTGAGCGGGCCTATGCCTCGATGCGCTGGCTGGCCCGGCCCGAGGTGCTGGCCCGGGTCAAGCAGCCCGTGCTGTTGCTGGCAACTGACCGGGATGCGCTGGTCAGTTTCAAGGCCAGCGCCCGAGCTGCGGCGCACTTGCCGATCTGCGAGCTGGTCAATCTTGGCGAGCGCGCAAGACACGAAATCCTGCGTGAGACTGACCCGGTGCGACTGGAGGCTCTGGCGCGGATCGATGCCTTTCTGGCAAGGGCCGCGGCATGA
- the thrB gene encoding homoserine kinase, with amino-acid sequence MAVYTHLGAEVLAGLVAEFDVGELTSVKGIAEGISNSNWLVETTGKDGAGARFILTMYEYRIEVGDLPFFLSLLDHLSARGCPVPRTIHDRQGNLYRLLDGKAVALIEFLPGVSVSAPTPGQAQAVGRALAQMQLAAADFAGVRENAMGRAEWQRLAQECGPDGLAEIDPGFAELVSRELPAVLAGWPEGLPRGTIHADLFPDNVLMLGAQVTGLIDFYFACTDLFAYDLAVTHAAWCFSNDGKHFDPALSSALIAGYEEVRPLSDAERSALPLLARGAALRFALTRAWDWVNTPADALVTRKDPVAFARRLEFYADPANATVFAAT; translated from the coding sequence GTGGCGGTCTATACGCACCTTGGCGCCGAAGTGCTGGCCGGGCTGGTAGCGGAATTCGATGTTGGTGAGCTAACTTCGGTCAAGGGCATCGCCGAGGGGATCTCCAACAGCAATTGGCTCGTCGAAACCACTGGCAAGGACGGAGCCGGTGCACGCTTCATCCTGACCATGTACGAATACCGGATCGAAGTGGGCGACCTGCCGTTCTTCCTCTCTCTGCTCGATCACCTCTCCGCGCGCGGCTGCCCGGTGCCGCGCACGATCCATGACCGCCAGGGCAACCTCTATCGCCTGCTCGATGGCAAGGCTGTGGCGCTGATCGAATTTCTGCCGGGCGTCTCGGTGAGCGCGCCAACGCCGGGGCAGGCCCAGGCGGTAGGCCGCGCGCTGGCGCAGATGCAGCTGGCTGCTGCTGATTTTGCCGGCGTGCGGGAGAATGCGATGGGCCGGGCCGAATGGCAGCGGCTGGCGCAGGAATGCGGGCCGGACGGGCTGGCCGAGATCGACCCAGGCTTTGCCGAACTGGTGTCACGCGAACTCCCTGCTGTGCTGGCTGGCTGGCCCGAAGGCCTGCCGCGCGGGACCATTCATGCCGACCTGTTCCCGGACAACGTGCTAATGCTGGGCGCCCAGGTGACCGGGCTGATCGACTTCTATTTCGCATGTACCGACCTGTTTGCCTATGACCTGGCGGTGACGCACGCCGCCTGGTGTTTTTCCAATGATGGCAAGCACTTCGATCCGGCGCTGTCTTCAGCATTGATCGCCGGTTACGAGGAGGTCCGCCCGCTTTCGGACGCTGAGCGCAGCGCCCTGCCCTTGCTGGCGCGCGGGGCCGCCTTGCGCTTTGCCCTGACGCGGGCCTGGGACTGGGTTAACACCCCCGCCGATGCCCTGGTCACCCGCAAGGACCCAGTGGCTTTTGCCCGGCGCCTGGAATTCTACGCCGATCCCGCCAATGCCACCGTCTTTGCCGCCACATGA
- a CDS encoding CpaD family pilus assembly protein, producing the protein MTMRSNQNRKALGAAIALSLSTMLAGCGGMAQNTQLESVHQPVVSRTNYTFDVTTNPGGLSLPESRRLAGWFEAMDLRYGDRISIDDPLSSGATRAAVEAVAGRFGLLVGDTAPVTPGAVSAGTARVIVTRASATVPGCPDWSAKSDTNFKNATSTNYGCASNANLAAMVADPEHLLKGANTTGRTVVMSSNKAIESYRDAKPTGEDGLKENNTQKKGQ; encoded by the coding sequence ATGACCATGCGTAGCAACCAGAACCGCAAGGCGCTTGGCGCCGCCATCGCTCTCTCGCTGAGCACCATGCTTGCCGGCTGTGGTGGCATGGCCCAGAACACCCAGCTGGAAAGTGTCCACCAGCCGGTTGTCAGCCGCACCAATTACACGTTTGACGTGACGACCAATCCGGGTGGCCTCTCGCTCCCCGAATCCCGCCGACTGGCTGGCTGGTTCGAAGCGATGGACCTGCGTTACGGTGACCGGATCTCGATCGACGATCCGCTGTCCAGCGGTGCGACCCGCGCAGCCGTGGAAGCTGTAGCCGGACGCTTTGGCCTGCTGGTCGGCGATACGGCACCGGTTACCCCTGGCGCTGTCAGCGCAGGCACTGCGCGGGTGATCGTGACCCGAGCTTCGGCTACGGTTCCGGGTTGCCCGGACTGGTCGGCCAAGTCGGACACAAACTTCAAGAACGCCACCAGCACCAACTATGGCTGCGCCTCGAATGCCAACCTGGCGGCGATGGTGGCTGATCCTGAGCATCTGTTGAAAGGCGCCAACACGACCGGCCGCACTGTCGTGATGAGCAGCAACAAGGCCATTGAATCCTATCGAGACGCCAAGCCCACGGGCGAAGACGGCCTCAAGGAAAATAATACCCAGAAGAAAGGCCAGTAA
- a CDS encoding type II and III secretion system protein family protein — MIRNANHAATALKKGNPMKRLVTTLLSASCMLAPLALASAPAAHAQSMTRPANDVVLSIGKGQLVTIGGNMADVFVANDSVADVQVKSQRQLYVFGKAGGETTVYASNAAGDVIWSANVRVGSNIDSVDQMLRMAMPDAKVAVSTMGTNTFLLTGTIASPEDASEAKRLVEAFVGKEANVITRLKTATPLQVNLRVKFAEVSRSLVKQIGASLTSVDDSGGFKFGIGQGPAFKQVAPSFVDPVTGLRQPMGPLAVGNNYKGDGYNIVNQAANGTTIAAAGRLFGMDVLGALDLGETLGLVTSLSEPNLTALSGETADFLAGGEYPIPISQGLGSTSVEYKRFGVSLAYTPTVLANGRISLRVRPEVSELSSQGSIQLNGFNVPALTVRRAETTIELGSGQSFMIAGLMGNNAQNTVKKMPGAGDLPILGSLFRSTNFQRGETELVIVVTPYLVNPVDANDIKLPTDGYQNPTDIQRVFGNMENNGKSGGTRPVPTAAPDGAPAPKVGELDTPPAAVPVDDKRSKKKSRTAAAEAAAPGFSMN, encoded by the coding sequence ATGATCCGTAACGCCAACCACGCCGCGACCGCCCTGAAGAAAGGCAATCCGATGAAGCGCCTTGTTACCACCCTGCTGAGCGCCAGCTGCATGCTGGCCCCGCTGGCCCTGGCTTCCGCTCCGGCAGCCCATGCCCAGTCAATGACCCGCCCGGCAAACGATGTCGTGCTGTCGATTGGCAAGGGTCAGTTGGTCACCATCGGCGGCAACATGGCCGATGTGTTCGTCGCCAATGACTCGGTTGCCGATGTCCAGGTGAAGTCGCAGCGCCAGCTCTATGTCTTCGGCAAGGCCGGTGGTGAAACCACCGTCTATGCCAGCAACGCTGCCGGCGACGTCATCTGGTCAGCCAATGTCCGCGTCGGCTCGAACATCGACAGCGTCGACCAGATGCTGCGGATGGCCATGCCCGATGCCAAGGTGGCCGTCTCGACGATGGGGACCAACACCTTCCTGCTGACCGGCACAATTGCCTCGCCCGAAGACGCCTCGGAAGCCAAGCGGCTGGTCGAAGCCTTTGTCGGCAAGGAAGCCAATGTCATCACCCGGCTGAAGACCGCGACGCCGCTGCAGGTCAACCTGCGCGTCAAATTTGCCGAAGTCAGCCGCTCGCTGGTCAAGCAGATCGGCGCCAGCCTGACCTCGGTCGACGATTCGGGCGGGTTCAAGTTCGGCATCGGCCAAGGCCCTGCGTTCAAGCAGGTAGCCCCTTCGTTCGTCGATCCGGTGACCGGGCTGCGCCAGCCGATGGGTCCCTTGGCCGTGGGCAACAACTACAAGGGCGATGGCTATAACATCGTCAACCAGGCTGCGAACGGCACCACCATTGCTGCCGCTGGTCGCCTGTTTGGCATGGACGTGCTGGGCGCGCTGGACCTGGGTGAAACCCTTGGCCTCGTCACCAGCCTGTCAGAACCCAACCTGACTGCGCTATCAGGCGAAACGGCCGACTTCCTGGCAGGGGGCGAATATCCGATCCCGATCAGCCAGGGCCTGGGTTCGACCTCGGTCGAATACAAGCGCTTCGGTGTCAGCCTGGCCTATACTCCTACGGTCCTGGCCAATGGCCGGATCTCGCTGCGGGTCCGCCCGGAAGTGTCGGAACTGTCGAGCCAGGGCTCAATCCAGCTCAACGGCTTCAACGTCCCTGCGCTGACCGTGCGCCGTGCTGAAACCACGATCGAGCTGGGTTCCGGCCAAAGCTTCATGATCGCCGGACTGATGGGCAACAATGCCCAGAACACCGTGAAGAAGATGCCCGGCGCCGGCGACCTGCCGATCCTGGGTTCGCTGTTCCGTTCAACCAATTTCCAGCGCGGCGAGACCGAACTGGTGATCGTGGTGACCCCTTATCTGGTCAACCCGGTCGATGCCAACGACATCAAGCTGCCGACCGACGGCTACCAGAACCCTACCGACATCCAGCGGGTGTTCGGGAACATGGAAAACAACGGCAAGTCGGGCGGTACCCGCCCGGTGCCGACTGCCGCCCCGGACGGCGCGCCTGCCCCCAAGGTGGGTGAACTCGATACGCCGCCGGCTGCTGTTCCGGTGGATGACAAGCGTTCGAAGAAGAAGTCGCGCACTGCTGCTGCCGAAGCCGCCGCGCCCGGCTTCAGCATGAACTGA
- a CDS encoding pilus assembly protein CpaE: MNAPWKPGASGNRDAFSAYICDDAALDVLRPVVIEMGWQPEKCNKGGLRNAVQSLSISASPNILMVDLSESGDPLSDINALAEVCEPGTVVIAIGQVNDVRLYRDLLGSGIQDYLLKPLSPGQVRDALINAQTVFATPKAHDPAAAKKHVSVAVLGTRGGVGASTIATSLAWLFSGDEKQPTALLDLDIHFGTGALALDLEPGRGLTDAIENPSRIDGLFIERAMIRANDHLAILSAEAPINSPLMTDGAAFIQLQEEFRQAFEMTVIDLPRNMLINFPHLLNDVNVVLLVTEMTLAGARDAIRVLSWMKSNAPHVQTIVVANKVLPGTGEISKADFEASIERKIGFTIPYDAKAAANAAKLGQTFADANRSTKAGSVIREIAKSVHGVGDGEAVDDAIKPKSSLLGKFDLKALLPKKTATEPARA, translated from the coding sequence ATGAATGCTCCCTGGAAGCCCGGCGCGTCCGGCAATCGTGACGCCTTCAGTGCCTATATCTGCGACGATGCCGCGCTTGATGTCCTGCGTCCGGTCGTGATCGAGATGGGCTGGCAGCCCGAGAAGTGCAACAAGGGTGGCCTGCGCAACGCGGTCCAGTCGCTGTCTATCTCGGCCAGCCCGAACATCCTGATGGTCGACCTGTCGGAAAGCGGCGACCCGTTGAGCGATATCAACGCCCTGGCCGAGGTCTGCGAACCCGGCACGGTGGTGATCGCGATTGGCCAGGTCAACGACGTGCGCCTCTATCGCGACCTGCTTGGCAGCGGGATTCAGGATTACCTTCTGAAACCGCTCTCGCCCGGTCAGGTCCGCGATGCGCTGATCAATGCTCAGACGGTCTTTGCCACGCCCAAGGCGCATGATCCGGCTGCGGCCAAGAAGCATGTCTCGGTCGCCGTGCTCGGCACCCGCGGCGGCGTCGGCGCCTCAACCATCGCGACTTCGCTCGCCTGGCTCTTCAGCGGTGATGAAAAGCAGCCGACCGCGCTGCTCGATCTGGATATCCATTTCGGCACCGGTGCCCTGGCACTCGACCTCGAACCGGGCCGCGGTCTGACCGATGCGATCGAAAACCCCAGCCGCATCGACGGCCTGTTTATCGAACGCGCGATGATCCGCGCCAACGATCATCTGGCGATCCTTTCGGCCGAAGCGCCGATCAACTCGCCGCTGATGACTGACGGTGCCGCCTTCATCCAGCTGCAGGAAGAATTCCGGCAGGCTTTCGAGATGACGGTGATCGACCTGCCGCGCAACATGCTGATCAACTTCCCGCACCTGCTGAACGACGTGAACGTCGTGCTGCTGGTCACGGAAATGACCCTGGCAGGGGCGCGCGACGCGATCCGCGTCCTGTCCTGGATGAAAAGTAACGCACCGCACGTGCAAACGATCGTCGTGGCCAACAAGGTGCTGCCCGGCACGGGCGAGATCAGCAAGGCCGATTTCGAGGCCTCGATCGAGCGCAAGATCGGCTTCACCATTCCCTATGACGCCAAGGCTGCGGCCAATGCCGCCAAGCTGGGACAGACCTTTGCCGATGCCAACCGCTCGACCAAGGCCGGCAGCGTGATCCGCGAGATCGCCAAGTCGGTCCACGGCGTGGGTGATGGCGAAGCTGTCGACGATGCGATCAAGCCCAAGTCGTCGCTGCTTGGCAAGTTCGATCTCAAGGCGCTGCTGCCCAAGAAGACCGCCACGGAACCGGCCCGGGCCTAA
- a CDS encoding NAD(P)/FAD-dependent oxidoreductase, which yields MSEKFDFAVIGAGIAGASVAAGLAPHARVLLLEAEDRPGYHSTGRSAAFWTESYGGPQVQPLTTASGPFLHEHGFLSPRGALTLARQAELAELAAFAAEFRDLGVRVDDLDRAALEARLPGLRAEWVAGAYEPDCCDIDVAGLHQHWLTGARQGGAELWTRSELAQAERRGCAWSLTLTDGRTAEAEVLVNAAGAWADPVAERAGVRALGVQPYRRTVAQLRLTDGPPADLPLVLGIDGLFYFKPEAGRLWLSPHDETLSPPCDAAPEELDVALAIDRFEHVVDWPIARIEHRWAGLRSFAPDRLPVYGFEPGQPGFFWFVGQGGFGIQTAPAAADLACALLLGQTPAAVDPAPYDPQRFR from the coding sequence ATGAGCGAGAAGTTCGATTTTGCGGTAATCGGGGCGGGGATCGCCGGCGCGTCGGTCGCCGCAGGCCTTGCCCCGCATGCCCGCGTGCTGCTTTTGGAAGCGGAGGACCGGCCCGGCTATCATTCCACAGGCCGCTCTGCCGCTTTCTGGACGGAGAGCTATGGCGGGCCGCAGGTTCAGCCGCTGACGACAGCATCGGGGCCGTTCCTGCACGAGCATGGCTTCCTCAGCCCGCGCGGTGCCTTGACACTGGCCCGGCAAGCGGAACTGGCCGAACTCGCTGCCTTTGCGGCGGAGTTCCGAGACCTTGGCGTGCGGGTCGACGATCTTGACCGCGCTGCGCTGGAAGCCCGTTTGCCAGGTTTGCGGGCCGAGTGGGTCGCCGGAGCCTATGAGCCTGATTGTTGCGACATCGATGTCGCCGGTTTGCATCAGCACTGGCTTACCGGTGCACGGCAAGGCGGGGCAGAGCTGTGGACTCGCTCTGAACTGGCGCAGGCTGAACGGCGCGGCTGCGCCTGGTCGCTGACCCTGACGGATGGGCGCACGGCTGAGGCCGAAGTGCTGGTCAATGCTGCGGGAGCCTGGGCCGATCCGGTGGCGGAGCGGGCGGGGGTGCGGGCGCTTGGCGTACAGCCCTACCGCCGCACTGTGGCGCAGTTGCGGCTTACGGACGGACCACCTGCTGACCTGCCACTGGTGCTCGGCATCGATGGTCTGTTCTATTTCAAGCCCGAGGCTGGGCGGCTGTGGCTGAGCCCGCATGACGAGACCCTGAGCCCGCCCTGCGATGCTGCGCCCGAGGAGCTGGATGTGGCCCTGGCGATCGATCGGTTCGAGCACGTAGTGGACTGGCCGATTGCCCGGATCGAGCACCGCTGGGCGGGGCTGCGCTCTTTCGCGCCCGATCGGCTGCCGGTCTATGGCTTCGAGCCCGGTCAGCCCGGGTTCTTCTGGTTTGTGGGGCAAGGCGGCTTTGGCATCCAGACCGCGCCGGCCGCCGCCGACCTGGCCTGCGCGCTGCTGCTGGGTCAGACGCCGGCCGCAGTAGATCCGGCGCCCTATGATCCGCAGCGGTTTCGCTAG